Genomic segment of Halostella limicola:
TCCACGTCGACTACCCGATCATCAACACATTCGACCCGCTGGGGAAGTTTCCGCAGGACGAACTCGCGATGGCGCTGATGCGGGGGTACAACGACTACGTCCTCGACAGGATCCTCGACGAGACCGACGACGTGAAAGCGCTCATCGCGCTGGCGACGCAGCGACCGGACAGGGCCGCCGAGGAGATCGACAGGTTAGCCGACGAGGACGGGGTCGTCGGCGCGTACATCGGAACGACGGGGTCGCAGCCGCCGCTCGGCGATCCGCGCTACGACGTCATGTACCGCGCGGCCGAGGACAACGACCTCCCGATCGCGTACCACGGCAACGCCGAGGATTTCATGTTCGAGTTCCCGCGGCAGAATCAGTCGCTGAACAAGTTCCTGCAAGTGCACACGCTGGCACACACGTGGAGTCAGGAGCTCACCCTCGTCAGCCTCCTCACCGAGGGAGTCCCGGAGAAGTTCCCGGACCTCAACTTCGTCTTTCTGGAGGCCGGTCTCGGCTGGGTGCCGTACACCATGTATCGGTTGAACAAGGAGTACTCCATCCGGCGCAGCGAGGCCCCGCTTCTCGAACGGAGTCCCGAGGAGTACGTCAGGGAGTCCTGCTACTTCTCCACTCAACCTCTCGGGGAACCGAACGATCCGGAACACATGAAAAATATAATAGATATGGTCGGCACTGACAGTATCGTCTACGCGTCGGACTATCCGCACTGGGACTTCGATCATCCCAGCGGCGTCGACAAACACCTCCGGAGCCAGTTCTGCGCCGAACAGCGCCGTCAGGTGCTGCACGAGACGCCCGCGGAGGCGTTCCACCTGGACGCGTAACCATGGCGAGCCACGTCGTCGCGTCAGCAGACGAACTGGGTCCCGGCGAGCGGAAGGTCGTACAGGTCGAGGGCCGCGAAGTCGGCGTGTTCAACGTCGATGGGGAGTACTACGCCTACAGCAACTGGTGTGCGCATCAGTCCGGGCCGGTCTGCGAGGGCTCCGTCACGGGGACGTACGAGGCCACGTTCGACCGCGACACGCTCGAGTACGAACTAGAGTGGAGCGAGGAAGGGCACATCCTGAACTGCCCGTGGCACGGCTGGGAGTACGACGTCCGAGACGGCGAGTGCCTCTCCCGCGAAAAGGTCCGGCTTCCGTCGTACCCGGTAACCGTCACCGACGGGGAGATCGTCGTAGAACTGTAGTCGTAGTCACCTCCCATAGAAGCCCGATCCGATCGAGCGATCCTCACGATCAGTCCCCGGAGCGTTTCCGCATCGCCTTCTCAAACAGCTCTTCGAACTCGGACGTAGTCGTCTCGTAGACGGTGTTCCCGTTCTCGTCCCGGTGCCGACCAATGCTCGCGACCGCGCGGCCGTCGACCTCGATCGACCAGTCCTCCGGATACCGGGGATTGACGCTCGCGAACCGGATCGAGCAGTCGTACTCCTCCTCCAGTCTGGAGGTGACCTCGTGCGTGTACGTCCCGTCTTCGAAACGCGGCGGGCGGTACGGTGGCAGGTTCAGCTCCTCGCGTATTCGCTGGTTCTCCGCCCACCACTCGGGGAGATCGTCCGGTCTGTCGGGGTCGGACGTCACGCCTGCGCGGACGTACGGCATCGCCGTCGAAATACTTCCCGGTCGTTCGACCGTCCGAGTTGCCATTCCGGGATCTCCGAGAGGACCGTCGACTGTGGGACGGGTTTTCGAGACAGATATTGTAATAGTATCTGATGCTGCTAGAAAGATATAATTTTACGTATATAAGTGTATAGGTGTCAGGATCTCCGATACGGTCACAGCGCGAGATACGGCCCCACCGCGAACAGCACGATCCCGAGCGCGACTTTCAATCGGTTCGGGTCGATCAGGTGGGCGACCTTCCAGCCGGCGACGACGCCGACGAGAAGCGGGATGCCGACGAGCACGGCGACCGGGACGGAGACGTTCCCCTGCGTGAGATACCCCGTCGTCGCGAACACGGCGATGAAGATCGACTGGACTTGCGCGACGGCGACGGCCAACAGCATCGGGATGCCGACCAGGACGAGCGCGGGAACCGCGATCACGGGACCGCCGACGCCGAGCAGCCCGCTAGCGATGCCCAGGACGAAACCGAGGAGACCGAGGACGACCTGTCCCTGGCGGATCGTGGCGTCCAGTCGATACATCGGGCTGAGACCGCGCCGCTCGCGATAGACGATGGTGACGCCAGTCGCCATTGCGACGGTACCGAGCAGAACTCCGAAGACCGACCGCGGGACGAAGGAGTTCACGTACGCGCCGATCAGCGCACCGACGATGCTCGAAAGGCTGAGGATGATCGCCATGACGCGACCCTCCCCCGTCTTCATCTCGCCGGAGTGGACGTACGCCGCGGTCCCGACCAGTCCCGTCGCGATGAACGTCGAGTGCGCGGTTCCCGCGACCATGTTCGACGACAACGGCGTCAGCGAGTACAGGGCGATCGTCACGAAGATCCCGCCTGGCCCGATGGTCGTGATTCCGATCCCGGAGAACAACGCGATCAGGACGAGCAATACCTGTAGCGGGAGATCGAACGGGACGTTCAACATGGCTTTTCTCTCACGTTCGGGGCTCGGCAGGGCTTCGTTCCGTCCCGCGGGTCCGGTTCGCCCGGCCCGTGTCGAGGGTCACGATTCGGTCCGTGGCTGTTCTACGTGCGGTCGTTCGAACACTTCGTCCACGAAGACGTCTGCTATCTTCTCGTTCGTCTCGGGGCTGTAGTGTCCGCCCTCCCCGCGCTCGACGTACAGGGACTCGACGTCGTCGCCCCCTCCCAGATGGTTCGCCATGTCGATCGTGACCAGTTCCGGGTACCGGTCGTCGAGCCGGTCGAGCAGGTCGCCGTAGATCGGTCCGTGTTCGACCTCGTACGTCGCGTATCGCAACTGCTGGACCATCACGAACACGGGAGTGAAGTCCTGCTCGTCGGCGTACGAGACGAACTCGCCGACGATGGCGGAGAAGAGGTCGTCGTGTTCGTCGAACAGCCGTTCGTGATACTCGACTCTCGGTTGCTCTAACCGCACCGTGGTCTGCGTTAGCCGCTGGTCGAAGTCGATCCCCGGAACGTCGATCTCGTACTCGCTTTCGACCTCCTTGAGCGCCGAGTACAGGGAGTACCGCACGTGGTCGGGGTTCCGAAGGAAATCGTCCGTGTACGGGAACGACGCCAAGTGGGGCTTGAACCAGTGTTCGTAGTGGTAGTCGTTACTCCGCAGGAACTCGGCGTAGTCCTTGAGGTGGAGAAGCTGGTCCTTTTCGGTTATCGGGCTCTCGATCAGCTTCAGCGAGCCGTTCTCGAGGGTGTATCGCGGCTTTACGGCCAAGATGTTCCCGAACTCCTGATAGTGCTTCCACACGCTCAGGATGCGAGCGATGGACGACGCCGTGACGACCATGAAGACGTAGTCCGTCGGGTCTTCGGGATACACCCGTTTGAGTCGGAGCAGTGCCTGATCGAGACCGTAGTTGCCACCGCCGTAGTTCCCGACGTGCGTGTCGAGCTTTCGCGCGAGGTGATTCTGGAACGTCTCCTCGTCATCCACTTCCCGGCAGAAACAGTACGAGTCACCGTACGTCGACACCGTCAGGTCCGCGTCGGGATCGCGGTCCTCGGCGGGACACACTCTGCTCCCGTACTGGTCCGTCGAGTACGTGACGACCGTTCGTACCTCTTCGCCGGGGAGGTGTTCGCCGGTGTCTTTCTGTTTCGTCGTGTTCGGCTGCGGACTCCAACCCAGCTCGGGATCGAAGCTGCTGAACTTCTCGAGTAACTCGCGGTCGATCGGCGGGAACTCCTCCAAGACGACAGTCGGGATGCTGTTTAGTCCCTCCCCGTACCGTTTCAGCGACAGGTACGAGACCAGTTCCAGGACGGCCGCGCCGGCGACGAGCGCGATGCTCTTAGCCGCGGATCTGACTCGACTCATCGGGTGAAACTGCTATGCGACCGGCAATATATCTTTGGGAGATATTCACAACCACCAGGCGGGATCGGGCCCCGACACGTCCGCTTTCGGAGCCCGTGATCGTTGGGGTCGGGGGAAGACCATGCGTGTTCGACGCCCGCGATCACAGAACGAGGTATGCGCCGACGACGATCAAGACGATACCGAGCCCCACCTTCAGACGCTCGGGATCCACGCGGTGGGCGATCAACCACCCCAGCGCCGCCCCGAAGACGAGCGGCACGCCGGTGATCAGGGCGTACGGGACCGACACGGCGTCTCGTGTGAGGTATCCGACGGTCGCGAAGCCGGAGATGAAGATCGCCTGCACCTGAGCGATCGCCAGCGCGAGTAGCATCGGGACGCCGAGCAGCACGAGCGCTGGAACCGCGAACACCGGTCCACCGACGCCGACGAGTCCCGCAGTAACGCCGAGCGCGACGCCCAGCGAACCGAACGCTGTCTTCCCCTTGAGGGTGTGCGGGTCAACTGCAACGACCGAATCTAACTCGTTTCGCTCACGATGGAGCAGGACGAGACCGGTGACTGCGGAAACGATGCCGAGGATGACGCCGAACAGTCGCCGCGAGACGTACGCGTTCAGGTGCGCGCCGGCGATCGCTCCCAGGATGCTCGTTGCGCTGAGTATCACCGCCAGTACGTACCCGTCGCCCTCGGTCAGTTCTCCCGATCGAGCGTAGCCGACCGCGCCGACCGCACCGACCGCGATGAACGTCACGTGTGCCGTGCCGGCAACCGCCGCCGAAGACAGCGGTGTCAGCAGGTACAGAGCGATCGTCACGAAGATCCCGCCCGGTCCGAGCGTCGTACAGCCGACGCCGGAGACGAGCGCGATAACGACCAGGAGGAGTATCAGTTCGGGCGTGGCAACGGAAAGCATCGGTTAGCACCCCCAGACGTCTGCGATGGGGCTCGTACTCGGATTGGACTGTCGAAAGATAGTGTACGGGGGGACTCGTCGACGCGCGAACGAGAAAGATGAGTGCCCGGTCACAGCCGTTAGAAGACGACCAGCAGAGTGATGACGACGACGGAGACGTACGCCGTCACGGCGGCCGCGTAGCGGACGAACTCTCGCCAGTCGAACCCGTACACCGCGGCGATGACGCCGACGAACAGGAAGCCGAGCCAGAGGTTCGAAACCCCGGCGCCGTACATCACCGAGATGACCGACGGAACGAGGTCGGCCCCCGATTCGACGAGCGCCGGCCCCTGGAGGACCCACAACGACCCGGGGCTGGGAACGAGCAGCCCCAACGCGAGCGCGACGACGTAGGAAATGGCCTGCGTGACTCCCGTCGCGGCGAACGCGTCGCCGATGGGGGCGTACAGCTCCGCCTCCAGGAGGAGGGCGAAGGCCCCGGCGTACAGCAGGAACGGGATGGCGACGTGGTTCGCCCATCGGGTAGCGTCAGTGACCTTGTCCGCGAAGGCCATCGGTCGAGCGTGGATGAGGATACCGGTCATCATCAGCACGAACAGCAACCACAGCATCGTCAGCCGTCCGCCGGTGGCGAAGTACGCGGCGGCGGAGGTCGCGCCCAGGAGGAAGGTGACGACGGCGATGGTCCGGGACTGCTCGAGCTTGTCGGCGAACACCCACTCGTCCCGCGGCGGCGGCGAGTAGAAATCGAGCGTCTCGGCGATGCTCCCCTGAAGCACGGACGCGTACGCCGAGACGGGTCGACGCTCACCCTCGCCGGGTGCCAGCGCCGCCAACAGGGCCGGAAGCGTGAGCACGAACAGGAGCGACGAGATGACGTTTGCCGGGTGAAGGAGGAACGCCGACATG
This window contains:
- a CDS encoding amidohydrolase family protein, producing the protein MAETTQNALAETTVVDTDVHLTVHPEELAPYLDEPHRTHISNTTYGTPFPSSGWDQWMGGKIEDNWSTFTTAEAIDEFCEEFHVDYPIINTFDPLGKFPQDELAMALMRGYNDYVLDRILDETDDVKALIALATQRPDRAAEEIDRLADEDGVVGAYIGTTGSQPPLGDPRYDVMYRAAEDNDLPIAYHGNAEDFMFEFPRQNQSLNKFLQVHTLAHTWSQELTLVSLLTEGVPEKFPDLNFVFLEAGLGWVPYTMYRLNKEYSIRRSEAPLLERSPEEYVRESCYFSTQPLGEPNDPEHMKNIIDMVGTDSIVYASDYPHWDFDHPSGVDKHLRSQFCAEQRRQVLHETPAEAFHLDA
- a CDS encoding Rieske (2Fe-2S) protein, whose translation is MASHVVASADELGPGERKVVQVEGREVGVFNVDGEYYAYSNWCAHQSGPVCEGSVTGTYEATFDRDTLEYELEWSEEGHILNCPWHGWEYDVRDGECLSREKVRLPSYPVTVTDGEIVVEL
- a CDS encoding Rossmann-fold NAD(P)-binding domain-containing protein, producing the protein MATRTVERPGSISTAMPYVRAGVTSDPDRPDDLPEWWAENQRIREELNLPPYRPPRFEDGTYTHEVTSRLEEEYDCSIRFASVNPRYPEDWSIEVDGRAVASIGRHRDENGNTVYETTTSEFEELFEKAMRKRSGD
- a CDS encoding sulfite exporter TauE/SafE family protein, whose protein sequence is MLNVPFDLPLQVLLVLIALFSGIGITTIGPGGIFVTIALYSLTPLSSNMVAGTAHSTFIATGLVGTAAYVHSGEMKTGEGRVMAIILSLSSIVGALIGAYVNSFVPRSVFGVLLGTVAMATGVTIVYRERRGLSPMYRLDATIRQGQVVLGLLGFVLGIASGLLGVGGPVIAVPALVLVGIPMLLAVAVAQVQSIFIAVFATTGYLTQGNVSVPVAVLVGIPLLVGVVAGWKVAHLIDPNRLKVALGIVLFAVGPYLAL
- a CDS encoding sulfite exporter TauE/SafE family protein, translating into MLSVATPELILLLVVIALVSGVGCTTLGPGGIFVTIALYLLTPLSSAAVAGTAHVTFIAVGAVGAVGYARSGELTEGDGYVLAVILSATSILGAIAGAHLNAYVSRRLFGVILGIVSAVTGLVLLHRERNELDSVVAVDPHTLKGKTAFGSLGVALGVTAGLVGVGGPVFAVPALVLLGVPMLLALAIAQVQAIFISGFATVGYLTRDAVSVPYALITGVPLVFGAALGWLIAHRVDPERLKVGLGIVLIVVGAYLVL
- a CDS encoding TIGR00366 family protein, with the translated sequence MATETTDGETATEEDFVPFLGQFFPEALTLAALLAVLALLATVPFLGTVRQLELFSTGFFRLFTVQMPLILLWVLSATVVESSRMGRALDWVAEALPTGSQWTVVYATGVVALVFGWINWALGLIGAFYVGRKLCRRAEEDGTRVHYPAVLTAALLSLVITNVGLSSPGALLMADASGTTNFLVDPEQAEVVVDMSAFLLHPANVISSLLFVLTLPALLAALAPGEGERRPVSAYASVLQGSIAETLDFYSPPPRDEWVFADKLEQSRTIAVVTFLLGATSAAAYFATGGRLTMLWLLFVLMMTGILIHARPMAFADKVTDATRWANHVAIPFLLYAGAFALLLEAELYAPIGDAFAATGVTQAISYVVALALGLLVPSPGSLWVLQGPALVESGADLVPSVISVMYGAGVSNLWLGFLFVGVIAAVYGFDWREFVRYAAAVTAYVSVVVITLLVVF